In Planctomycetota bacterium, the DNA window AACAGCCACCACAGGAACCGCAGCAGCAACGCCGCGAGCAGGTCGGCGACGACGCCCGCCGCCACGATGGCTGCGATCAGCAGCCACTTCCACACCGGAATGCCGACCACCTTCGCCCAGACCACCCGCTCGGAGAGCAGCGGCTCGAGGTTGGCCGAGACCCAGGCCTCGATGCGGAGCGGCAGCGTCAGCTCGCCGTCCTCGTCGCCCCACTGCACGGGCAGGCGGGCGACCTTGCGGAACAACTCCTCGGAGCCGTCGACCGTTGCGCTCGAGAACGCCCATCCGCCGTCGGCGTCGGCGACGAGCGCGATCTGCTGCTCCTCGGCGACGCGGGCCGCCTCCCGCTGGCCCTCCAGGATCGAGCCGCCGTACTCGTACGGGAAGTACGCGAAGCGCTGGATCGGCTCGCCGCGCTCGCGGGCCCGCTCGAGCGCGGGCCGATCCGGCAGCGCAAACCGGGAGATGGTGCCCATCCGCTTGAGGGCCTCGTGCAGCCGGATGGCGGTGTTGACCGCCGACACCGCCTCGGGCCCCGACAGCCCGAGCACGCGAGCGAGATCATCCTCGGCGTCGGCCCGCTCCCGGGAGAAGGCCGGACTCTCGCGGTAGGTCTCGACGGCCCGCAGGAAGGTCATCATCGACGCCCGGGGGCTCTCGAAGCGTGGGTCGACGGGCTCGGTTTCGGCGGCCGGCGGCTCGGGCGGCGGCGTGTCCTGCGCCGCCGCCACGGGCGCATGCAAGAGCGCCCCCGCCATCACGGCCACGATCGGGATCCATCGGTGCAGCATCGGCGATGCTAGAGCATGACGAGTTTGGGTGGATTGCTCGGACAGTCCGGCCGGCGTCGCCGCGGCGCCGGCCTCATCGAGCGAGTGTGCGGCCGGACGGCCGCTACGGAGCATCGCAAAGAAGGTCTAGCGGAGGTCCATCGGCTCCCAGGGGAAGCCGGCGGGCATGCGGTCCGGGCGGTCGTGCAGCCAGGCCACGAGCCACTCGAAGGCGTCGACGAGCCGTGGTCCCGGGCGATTGAACATCTGGTTGCCGTTGACCAGCGCGACGCGGCCCGTACGCACGGCGGGTAGATCGACAAACCAGGCGTTCTCGGCGAGCTCGGCGGCGACGCGGCGGGTCTGCGCCAGATCCAGCCCGCACGGCGCGATCACCAGCGCCTCGGGCGCCGTGGCCGCGAACACCTCGGGCGGCACCGCGATCGATCGGCCGGCGACCCGCTCGCTCTGCATGGGGCCGATGGCGGCGCCGGCCTGGTGCTTCGCCACGGTCTCGTTGAGCGGGTGCCGCCCGCCGGCGCGCTCGATGAGTTGCACGTTCCAGTGGCCGGCGATGAAGAGCGGGTCGGTCCACTCCAGAAAGCCGACGACGGGCGCGGGGCCGAAGGTCGCCACGATGTCGGCGGCGGCGAAGAAGCGCTCCCGCAGCGCCGCGACGGCGCGCGTCGCGTCGGCGGTGCGTCCGATCACCTCGCCGATCCGCAGGCAATCGTCGTAGACGTCCTCGGGCGTCTCGGGGCGGAGCGTGACGACGGCAGGCGTGCGGCCAGTGGACGCCGCGATCGCGCGGGCGGCGGCCTCGACCGCCGGCAGATGGATGGCGCACACATCGCAGAGATCCTGCGTCAGAATGATGTCGGGCCGCAGCGCCTCGAGCGTCTCGGTGTCCAGGACGTAGAGGGAGTCCTCGGCATCTCGATCCTGGCGCACGAGGCGGTCGACCTCGCGGGCTGCGCCGGGCTTCACCCCCAGCGCGGTGCGGGCCGACGTCAGCACGGACAGGTGGTCGAGGCCGGCGGGATGATCGCACTCGTGGCTGCGGCCGACGAGCAGCGACGCCCCGCCAACCAGGCAGAGGATCTCGGTGGCCGATGGGAGCAGGCTGGCGACACGCATGCGGGGTGGCGGCTTGCTGGAGGATCGTTCGGATTGCCGATGAGCGGATCGCGGCGGCCCGGCGGTGGCCCGCGGCGCTCGACCCTGATAGAACCGTAGCCCGCGCGGAGAAAGACGATGGCCGCAACGCACGCCGACACCACGAACGAGCCCCGTACACGCCGGGCGTCGACGGCCGCCCGGAGGCTGCTGCGAGCCGCCGGCCTGTCGGTTGGCGTCGCTTCGATGTCGCTCGCGCAGGATGGCACCCAGCAGCAGCAACAGCAGGGCCGGCCCCAGGGCGAGCAGGCCCAGCGGCAGCAGCAGCGCGTCACGCCGCCGGCCGCGGACGACGTCATCACCATCAGCCCCTTCGCCGAGCCCGTGGAACTCCGCATCTTGCTGGACATCGCCGTCCGCGAGCTGGGCGTGCAGATCGCCGTCGACACCTCCCTGACCGGCACGGTCGTCATCACCCAGGAGCTGCGCATCCCGAGGAACGAATTCCTCGGCGTGATCAACTCGTTCCTGGAGCAGAACAACTTTGCGCTGGTGCCGGGCGCGCTCGAGGACTTCTACGAGGTTCGGCCAACCGGCAACATGCCCGTTACGACGGGCGACTCGCTGCCGACGACGCTGATCATCCGCACGCCCAACAGCAAGCCGAGCATCATGCAGCAGGCCATCTCCGCGCAGGTGGCGGCGACGAGCGGGCAGATCCGGCTGTCGGCGCTCGACGAGCTCGGCGTGCTGATCGTGACCGCGACGCCGGGCAAGGTCGTCGAGGTGCGGCGGCTGGTCGAGTCGATCCTCTCCGAGCGGAGCGAGCAGGGGCTGATTCCCTTCGACCTCCGCTTCGTGTCGGCCCCGGCGGCGCGGGAGCGGGTGCTCCAGTTCGCGGGCGTCGAGTCCCAGCAATTCGCGGTGCCCGCAACGCCCACGCGGGGGCAGGGCCGCGACGACGGCCAGGGACCCTCGATCGTGTCGGCCCTGAGCAACCTGGGCGAACGGCTGATCGTGGCGCCGACGGGCAACCGGCTGATCTTCCGCGGCACGCCCGACGAAGCCGTCCGCGTGGCCGAGCTGCTCGAGCTGGTCGACCAGCGGGACACGCTCGAGCCCCGGCGGTACTTCACGGGCACAGTGACGCGCGACATCGGCCGCTTCGCGGAGCTGCGGGGGCTCGGCACCGTCATCGAGGTGACCACGGCCGACGCCGCCGGCGGTCTTGGCGGGGTGGCCGCGCCGCGGCAGATCCCGGTGCGGGGCGTCGGCGTGGTTGGCGGCGATGCGGGCCAGCAGGCCGGCGGGTCGCTGATCGCCGTCGACGAGGCCCAGCAGTCCATCGTGTACTACGGCACGGCCGAGCAGCAGGACCTGTTCGCCGAGTTCGTCGAGCGCTTCCGCCCGGGCGACGACCAGATCATCATCCGTCCGTACCGGCTGTCCTGGGCGGACGCGGAATCGGTGGCCGATCTGCTGACCGAGCTCGTCGAGGGGACCCGCCGCGCGGTGGATAGCCCGTTCCAGCAGGGCTCGGAGCGCGTCGGCGCGCTGCCGCTGCAGCCCCCGCCGGGCCAGGTCCAGCAGGGCCAGACGCCTCTTGGCGATGCGACGGGCGATGTCCAAAGCGAGGAGGCGTTCGTCACCTTCGACGAGGGCACCAACCAGGTGTTCGTGCGGGCGCCGCAGCGGCTGCAGCCGCAGTTCGAGCGGATCATCCAGACCATCGACCGCCGGCGGCCGCAGGTGTTCATCGACGCGAAGATCGTGGCGGTGACGTGGTCCGACGACATGCGGCTGGCCTTCGAGACGCAGTTGATCAACGCCGGCGGCTCGGGCGGCGTGCTGCAGCAGAACTTCGGACTAACCGAGGCATCCGGCGACGCCACGGAGACCAACGTGGTGACCGACGCGCTGCTGGGCCTGACGGCCGCCGTCGTCCAGACCGACTTCGTCCCCATCATCATCAACGCGCTGCAGAACCAGGTGAACGGGCGGATCCTGGCGTCGCCGCAGTTGTTGGTGGACGACAACACCGAGGCGTCGATCGCCTCGATCGAAGAGCAGCCCTTCACGACCGCCACGCAGGGCAGCGAGACGACCGAGGTCTCCTTCGGCGGCTTCGAGGAGGCGGGCACCACGCTGACGGTAACGCCGCAGATCAACGCCAACGGCTTCGTCACGCTGTCCTACGACGTGGAGTTGTCGGACTTCATCGGGGCCGGCTCGGACGGCATCCCGCCGCCCAGGACGCAGAACAACGTCACCTCGGAGTCGGTCACGATCCCGAGCGATTCGACGATCGTCGTCGGCGGCATCACCGTGGACGACGTCGCGGACACGATCATCAGCGTGCCGCTGCTGGGCGACATCCCGCTCATCGGGCTGCTCTTCCGCGACACCAACCTCAGCGACAGCAAGACCACGGTCTACGTGTTCATCACGCCCACGGTGCTCTACAACCCGACGATCTCGGACTACGAACTGCTGACCGAGGGACCGCGGGAAGTCGCCGGCCTGGGCGACGACCTGCCGCCGCTGGAGACCTCGATGGTCCGCGTGCTGCTGCCGCTGGACATCGACGATCCGCTGCGCAGAGAGTTCGAGGAGCCCATCGAGATCGAGGGCCCCACGCCGCTGGGCGACGGGCGGTAGGCGATGGGCAAGCTCGCGCTGCGGGGCAGGGGCAACGGAACGAACGGCGACGCCGGCGCCAGCGGCGCTCCGTCGGGCGAGAACCTGCCGGGGGTCGCAAGGGCGCTGCGCGTCCCGCGGCTGACGGCCGAGGCGCTGCGGGCCTTCCGCCAGATGCCCGGCTCGGACACCGAGCCCTGGGACCTGCTGATCTCGGCCATGGCGACCGACGAGCAGACGTCGCTCAAGCTGCTAGCGGAGCGCACCGGGCTGCCCTTCGTCGCCGAGCCGCGCCTGAGCGAGTCGGCGATGCGGTTCTACGAGGTCGTGCCGCCGCCGGTGGCCCGCGAGCGGCACGTGGGCGGCGTGAAGAGCGACGGGCGGGTGATGACCGTCGCGACGGCGCAGCCCATGCAGCCGGCCTTCTTCGCCGAACTCGAGGACCACCTGAACATGCCGGTGCGGCTGGTGCTCACGCCCCGCGCGGTCGTCCAGAGCCTCGTGAACCGCGGCTACGAGCAGCGACAGGACCTCGTCTCGGAGATCATCGAGGAGATGCCCCTCGACGAGGGGGCCATCGCCAGCGCCGCGGGCTCGATCGGCTCGTCCAACGACCTGCTCGCGCTCGCGCGGCAGGGACCGGTCATCCGCCTGGTCAACATGATCCTCTTCGAGGCCCTGCGGCGGCGGGCCAGCGACGTGCACATCCACCCCGAGGAGACGCGGCTGACCATCCGCCTCCGCGTGGATGGCATGCTCGTGGACGCCTTCAGCCCCCCGCTGTCGCTGGCGGCGGCGATCTCCAGCCGCCTCAAGGTCATGACCGAGCTGGACATCGCCAACCGGCATTCGCCGCAGGACGGCCAGACGACCGTCCGCGTCGGCAGCCACAAGGTCGACATCCGCCTGAGCGTCATCCCGACGGTGCACGGCGAGCGGATCGTGATGCGCCTGCTCGACCAGGGGCAGACGCGGCTGAGCCTCGACACCCTCGGCATGACGCCCGAGATGCAGCAGGAGCTGCAAGAGACCGTCGATCGGCCCAACGGCATGCTGCTGGTCACGGGGCCCACGGGTTCGGGCAAGACGACGACGCTCTACTCGGCGCTCGCGATGGTCGACCGAGACAGCCGCAACGTGATGACCATCGAGGATCCGGTGGAGTACCGCCTCGAGGGCATCAGCCAGATGCAGGTCAACGTCAAGCGGGGCGTGACCTTCGCCACGGGCCTACGCAGCCTGCTGCGGCAGGACCCCGACGTCATCCTGGTCGGCGAGATCCGCGACCACGAAACGGCCGAGCTCGCCGTGCAGGCGTCGCTGACGGGCCACCTCGTGCTCGCGACGCTGCACACCAACGACGCGCCGAGCGCCATCCCTCGCCTGCTGGACATCGGCGTGGAGCCGTTCCTGGTCACCAGCTCGCTGCTGGGCGTGATGGCGCAGCGGCTCGTCCGCAAGCTGGCCACGAAGGAAGAGAAGGCCGAGACCGGCGAGCGCTACCGCGGGCGGATGGGCGTGTACGAGCTGATGCGCATGAACGACGAGCTGCGGACGCTGACCGCGCAGCGGGCCGATGGCGTGCTGCTGATGGAGGCCGCCAAGCGGGCGGGCTTCAAGCCGATGATCGAGGATGCCCGCGTCAAGGCCCAGAAGCGGCTGACCGACGAGGACGAGATCCGCCGCGTCCTTGCCTAGGGCGGATCCGCCGGCCCGGTCCATACGATCGCGAATGGGGGGACGCGACCCACGGCAGGGCGGCATGCCCGGGTCCGTCCGGACCGTCGGGGTGCTCGTAGCGTGCGCCATCGTGGCCGGCGTACTCGGGTGCGCGGTTGCTCTTCCGGCCGTGTGGACGATGGTCGACGTGCTTAGCAGCGCCCGGGCCGGCGATGCCGAGGTCGGCTGGCTCGGGCTGGGTGCATCGGGTGGACGGCGGCTGGCGCTGACCCTCGGCGTCGCGCTCGTCATCGCGGCGCTGGCCACCGCGCTGGGCTGGCCGATCGCGCGTGTGCTGTCGCGTGGCCCACGGGTCGCGTCGTGCGTGCTGGTCGCGCTGCCGCTGCTAATGCCGGCCTACCTCGCGTACTCGGGCTGGGGTGAGCTGCGGGCTCCCGACACCGTGCTGGGCCAGTGGCTCGCGCGGGGGCCGTCGTGGCGGGCGATCGCGTTCGGCAAGACCCTGGCGATCCTCGGGCTCGCGGCATGGTCGGCGCCGCTGGCGGCGCTGGTGCTCGCGCCCTCGCTGGCGACGGTTTCTCGGCAGCAGATCGAGGCGGCCGCCGGAGCCTCGCCCGTGCGGCGGCTGTGGCTGCACGCGCGGCTGGCCCGGGGAGCGCCTCTGCGCGCCGCGGCGCTGGTGTTCCTGGTGATGCTCGGGTCGGCGGTGCCCTTGCACCTGGCGCAGGTGGAGACGCTGGCCATCCACGTCTGGCGGACGCTGGCCGAGACGGGCCCGGACGGCCGCTGGCGGGCGTGGCTTGCCGCCTGGCCGCTGCTGGTGGTCGCGTTGGTCGCGGCGGCCTGGATCGCGGGCTCACTGACGCGAGGCGCCGCGCCCGGCGGGGTGGCCCCGCCACGCTGCCCGAAAGCGATGCGTGCGTTCGCCATCGGCATCGTCGGGGTCGGCGTGGTCGCGCCCGGCGCGTTGATGGCGTGGCGGGCGGGCGGAGTCGCGCCGATCGTGCGATTCGTCGACTTCCACGGCGCCGCGATCGCCGATTCGCTCGTGCTCGCCGCCGCTCTTGGCGGCCTGGGGGCGGCGCTGGCGGTCTCGGTGGGCTACCTGCTCGGCACGCGGGCGCGGCTGCTGGGCGTCGCGGCCATCGCCGGGCTCGCATTCACGGCGCTCACGCCCGGCGTGCTGGTCGGGGCGGCGTTCGCGCGGCTGGGCGTGGCGGCGTGGTGGCCGCTCGATGGCGTGACGCTGCACGCCCTGGCGATGCTGGCCCGCTTCGGCGTCGTGGCGGCCGTCGCGGGCGCGCTGATGGTCCGCGCCGAGCCGGTCGACCTGGCCGACGCGCGGCAGCAGCTGGGCGACGGCGGCCCGGCGTCGTGGCTGCGGGCGACGGCCCCGGCGACGCTCGGGCTCTCGTCGCTCGCCGGGCTCGCCACGGCGGCCCTTACGCTGCACGAGATCGAGGCGACCGTGCTCGTGCTGCCCGCCGGGCGCGGCAGCCTTGCGCAGGTGCTCCTGGATCTGCTGCACTACAACCGCGAACGGGACCTTGCGGCGGGCACGGCGCTCGTCGTCGCCGGCGGCTCGGCGCTCGCGATCGCGGCGGCCGGCGTCGCGGCGGTGCTCCGGCGGAGGGCATCCCGATCCCCGATCGGGTGAACCCCGGGCGCGATCCACCGGTAGGATGGCGGCGTGCAAGGAAGGCAGGACGCTCCGGATGGCCCCCGCGGCACGAGCCACCCCGCGCGGGGCGGGTGGGCCGCGGCATCGATCCGCGTCGTGCTGGTCGCCGCGGCCTTCATCCTGGCCGGACTCATGCCGGCGTGCGAGCACGCGGCCGGAGCACTCGAGCCGGCCGCGGTCCGCTACATCGGGCAAACGGGCACCTCGCCGGGCCAGCTGCTGTACCCGCGGGCGATCGACGCCGACGGCCGGTACCTGTGGATCATCGACAAGACCGCCCGCATCCAGCGGATGGACCCCGCGACCGGGCTCGTCGACCTGTGGTGGACCACCCCCGTCAGCGTGCTCGGCAAGCCGACGGGCATCACGGTGCTCGCCGACGCGGTGCTCGACGGCGAGGTCGTCGCCACGCCCGACCGGCCGCTGGTGATGGTCGTCGACACGCACTACCACCGCGTGCTGCTCTACCGCCCGCCGGATGCGCACGGCCCGGACATGCGCGCCCCCGCCGACGCCGAGATGATCGCGCGCTTCGGCGCGTTCGGCGACGGACCCGGACAGTTCGTCT includes these proteins:
- a CDS encoding GspE/PulE family protein, whose protein sequence is MGKLALRGRGNGTNGDAGASGAPSGENLPGVARALRVPRLTAEALRAFRQMPGSDTEPWDLLISAMATDEQTSLKLLAERTGLPFVAEPRLSESAMRFYEVVPPPVARERHVGGVKSDGRVMTVATAQPMQPAFFAELEDHLNMPVRLVLTPRAVVQSLVNRGYEQRQDLVSEIIEEMPLDEGAIASAAGSIGSSNDLLALARQGPVIRLVNMILFEALRRRASDVHIHPEETRLTIRLRVDGMLVDAFSPPLSLAAAISSRLKVMTELDIANRHSPQDGQTTVRVGSHKVDIRLSVIPTVHGERIVMRLLDQGQTRLSLDTLGMTPEMQQELQETVDRPNGMLLVTGPTGSGKTTTLYSALAMVDRDSRNVMTIEDPVEYRLEGISQMQVNVKRGVTFATGLRSLLRQDPDVILVGEIRDHETAELAVQASLTGHLVLATLHTNDAPSAIPRLLDIGVEPFLVTSSLLGVMAQRLVRKLATKEEKAETGERYRGRMGVYELMRMNDELRTLTAQRADGVLLMEAAKRAGFKPMIEDARVKAQKRLTDEDEIRRVLA
- a CDS encoding ABC transporter substrate-binding protein, with protein sequence MRVASLLPSATEILCLVGGASLLVGRSHECDHPAGLDHLSVLTSARTALGVKPGAAREVDRLVRQDRDAEDSLYVLDTETLEALRPDIILTQDLCDVCAIHLPAVEAAARAIAASTGRTPAVVTLRPETPEDVYDDCLRIGEVIGRTADATRAVAALRERFFAAADIVATFGPAPVVGFLEWTDPLFIAGHWNVQLIERAGGRHPLNETVAKHQAGAAIGPMQSERVAGRSIAVPPEVFAATAPEALVIAPCGLDLAQTRRVAAELAENAWFVDLPAVRTGRVALVNGNQMFNRPGPRLVDAFEWLVAWLHDRPDRMPAGFPWEPMDLR
- a CDS encoding secretin N-terminal domain-containing protein, encoding MAATHADTTNEPRTRRASTAARRLLRAAGLSVGVASMSLAQDGTQQQQQQGRPQGEQAQRQQQRVTPPAADDVITISPFAEPVELRILLDIAVRELGVQIAVDTSLTGTVVITQELRIPRNEFLGVINSFLEQNNFALVPGALEDFYEVRPTGNMPVTTGDSLPTTLIIRTPNSKPSIMQQAISAQVAATSGQIRLSALDELGVLIVTATPGKVVEVRRLVESILSERSEQGLIPFDLRFVSAPAARERVLQFAGVESQQFAVPATPTRGQGRDDGQGPSIVSALSNLGERLIVAPTGNRLIFRGTPDEAVRVAELLELVDQRDTLEPRRYFTGTVTRDIGRFAELRGLGTVIEVTTADAAGGLGGVAAPRQIPVRGVGVVGGDAGQQAGGSLIAVDEAQQSIVYYGTAEQQDLFAEFVERFRPGDDQIIIRPYRLSWADAESVADLLTELVEGTRRAVDSPFQQGSERVGALPLQPPPGQVQQGQTPLGDATGDVQSEEAFVTFDEGTNQVFVRAPQRLQPQFERIIQTIDRRRPQVFIDAKIVAVTWSDDMRLAFETQLINAGGSGGVLQQNFGLTEASGDATETNVVTDALLGLTAAVVQTDFVPIIINALQNQVNGRILASPQLLVDDNTEASIASIEEQPFTTATQGSETTEVSFGGFEEAGTTLTVTPQINANGFVTLSYDVELSDFIGAGSDGIPPPRTQNNVTSESVTIPSDSTIVVGGITVDDVADTIISVPLLGDIPLIGLLFRDTNLSDSKTTVYVFITPTVLYNPTISDYELLTEGPREVAGLGDDLPPLETSMVRVLLPLDIDDPLRREFEEPIEIEGPTPLGDGR